In the genome of Chrysemys picta bellii isolate R12L10 chromosome 17, ASM1138683v2, whole genome shotgun sequence, one region contains:
- the LOC101950478 gene encoding galactoside alpha-(1,2)-fucosyltransferase 2 isoform X1, translating to MSGGSEVPGARGDAGRPLCALSGAMQSSKNWSPRANGGWDLLPSSSLGVMTAPGSWVPFWTLLKLTLYLLAIMTFSFLIHVSSRFPSTKQGLPSPNTTKGSPATSPTTTPPTERGMWTVNSAGRLGNQMGEYATLYALAKMNGRQAYILPEMHQQLAPLFRITLPVIPGDMVRSVPWKDYELHDWMSEEYRHIEGKYVRLTGYPCSWTFYHHLRQEILQEFSFHDHVKEEANRYLAGLRGQHRNVTYVGVHVRRGDYVWVMPQVWKGVVADKAYLEKAMGYFRDKYQEPVFVVTSNGMEWCRENIDASRGDVYFSGDGKESSPGRDFALLAHCNHTIMTIGTFGIWAGYLVGGETIYLANYTLPDSPFLRLFKPAAAFLREWIGIDADLSPLRSGNSG from the exons ATGTCGGGGGGCTCAGAGGTGCCAGGAGCCCGAGGGGACGCGGGACGCCCCCTGTGTGCACTGAGCGGGGCCATGCAAAGCAGCAAGAACTGGTCCCCCCGGGCAAATGGGG gctgggatCTCCTTCCCTCATCATCGCTGGGAGTCATGACTGCCCCGGGCTCCTGGGTCCCCTTCTGGACGCTCCTCAAGCTGACCCTCTACCTGCTGGCCATCATGACCTTCTCCTTCCTCATCCACGTAAGCAGCCGGTTCCCCTCCACAAAGCAGGGGCTCCCCTCCCCGAACACAACGAAGGGGTCCCCAGCCACATCCCCCACCACAACGCCCCCAACAGAGCGGGGCATGTGGACCGTGAACTCCGCCGGGCGCCTGGGGAACCAGATGGGGGAATACGCCACCCTCTACGCCCTGGCCAAGATGAACGGGCGACAGGCCTACATCCTCCCGGAGATGCACCAACAGCTGGCGCCGCTCTTCCGCATCACCCTGCCCGTGATCCCCGGCGACATGGTCCGGAGCGTCCCGTGGAAGGACTATGAGCTCCACGACTGGATGTCAGAGGAGTACAGGCACATCGAGGGGAAATACGTCCGGCTGACGGGCTACCCCTGCTCCTGGACCTTCTACCACCACCTCCGGCAGGAGATCCTCCAGGAATTCTCCTTCCACGACCACGTCAAGGAGGAGGCCAACCGGTACCTGGCCGGGCTGCGCGGGCAGCACCGGAATGTGACCTACGTGGGCGTGCATGTCCGAAGGGGGGACTACGTCTGGGTGATGCCCCAGGTCTGGAAGGGGGTGGTGGCGGACAAGGCCTACCTGGAGAAGGCCATGGGCTACTTCCGGGACAAGTACCAGGAGCCAGTCTTTGTGGTGACCAGCAACGGGATGGAGTGGTGCCGGGAGAACATCGACGCCTCGCGGGGGGACGTGTATTTCTCGGGGGATGGGAAGGAGTCGTCACCAGGGAGGGACTTCGCTCTCTTGGCCCATTGCAACCACACGATCATGACCATCGGGACCTTCGGCATCTGGGCCGGTTACCTGGTCGGTGGGGAGACCATCTACTTGGCCAACTACACCCTCCCCGATTCCCCCTTCCTCCGGCTCTTCAAACCTGCGGCCGCCTTCCTGCGCGAGTGGATCGGGATTGACGCCGATCTCTCCCCACTGCGGAGCGGGAATTCTGGCTAA
- the LOC101953396 gene encoding galactoside alpha-(1,2)-fucosyltransferase 2-like: MTAPGSWVPFRTLLKVNLYLLAIMTFSFLIHVSSRFPAAWQRLHSPNATEQGMWTVNSAGRLGNQMGEYATLYALAKMNGRQAYILPEMHQQLAPLFRITLPVLSRFRAWSILWKDYELHDWMSEEYRHIEGKYVRLTGYPCSWTFYHHLRQEILQEFFFHDHVKEEANRYLAGLRGQRRNVTYVGVHVRRGDYVWVMPQVWKGVVADKAYLEKAMGYFRAKYQEPVFVVTSNGMEWCRENIDASRGDVYFSGEGKESSPGRDFTLLAHCNHTIMTIGTFGIWAGYLAGGETIYLANYTLPDSPFLKLFKPAAAFLPEWIGIDADLSPLRSGTSG; this comes from the coding sequence ATGACTGCCCCGGGCTCCTGGGTCCCCTTCCGGACGCTCCTCAAGGTGAACCTCTACCTGCTGGCCATCATGACCTTCTCCTTCCTCATCCACGTAAGCAGCCGGTTCCCCGCCGCATGGCAGAGGCTCCACTCCCCGAACGCCACGGAGCAGGGCATGTGGACTGTGAACTCTGCCGGGCGTCTGGGGAACCAGATGGGGGAATACGCCACCCTCTACGCCCTGGCCAAGATGAACGGGCGACAGGCCTACATCCTCCCCGAGATGCATCAGCAGCTGGCGCCGCTCTTCCGCATCACCCTGCCCGTGCTCTCCAGATTCAGAGCTTGGAGTATCCTATGGAAGGACTATGAGCTCCACGACTGGATGTCGGAGGAGTACAGGCACATCGAGGGGAAATACGTCCGGCTGACGGGCTACCCCTGCTCCTGGACCTTTTACCACCACCTCCGGCAGGAGATCCTCCAGGAATTCTTCTTCCACGACCACGTCAAGGAGGAGGCCAACCGGTACCTGGCCGGGCTGCGTGGGCAGCGCCGGAACGTGACCTACGTGGGCGTCCACGTCCGGAGGGGGGACTACGTCTGGGTGATGCCCCAGGTCTGGAAGGGGGTGGTGGCGGACAAGGCCTACCTGGAGAAGGCCATGGGCTACTTCCGGGCCAAGTACCAGGAGCCGGTCTTCGTGGTGACCAGCAACGGGATGGAGTGGTGCCGGGAGAACATCGACGCCTCGCGGGGGGACGTGTATTTctcaggggaagggaaggagtcgTCGCCGGGGAGGGACTTCACTCTCTTGGCCCATTGCAACCACACGATCATGACCATCGGGACCTTCGGCATCTGGGCCGGTTACCTGGCTGGGGGGGAGACCATCTACTTGGCCAACTACACCCTCCCCGACTCCCCCTTCCTCAAGCTCTTCAAACCTGCGGCCGCCTTCCTCCCTGAGTGGATCGGGATCGACGCCGATCTCTCCCCGCTGCGCAGTGGGACATCTGGCTAG